A genomic window from Cucumis melo cultivar AY chromosome 8, USDA_Cmelo_AY_1.0, whole genome shotgun sequence includes:
- the LOC103484227 gene encoding uncharacterized protein LOC103484227 isoform X2 has translation MKYVLVTGGVVSGLGKGVTASSIGLLLKACGLRVTSIKIDPYLNTDAGTMSPFEHGEVFVLDDGGEVDLDLGNYERFLDIKLTHDNNITTGKIYQSVIDKERRGDYLGKTVQVVPHITDAIQEWIERAALIPVDGTDGPADVCVIELGGTIGDIESMPFIEALGQFSYRVGSGNFCLIHVSLVPVLKVVGEQKTKPTQHSVRGLRSLGLTPHVLACRSTMVLDENVKRKLSQFCHVPVDSIITLYDVPNIWHIPLLLKDQKAHEAILKVLNLHSIAGGPALEEWTARAEMCDSLHEPVRIAMVGKYMGLSDSYLSVLKALKHASLRCLKKLVVDWVPAGDLEDATAQENPAAHKAAWKLLKGADGILVPGGFGDRGVEGKILASKYARENKVPFLGICLGMQIAVIEFARSVLNLKDANSTEFDTSTKNPCVIFMPEVSKTHMGGTMRLGSRRTYFQVMDCKSAKLYGNKSYIDERHRHRYEVNPHMVSQLENAGLSFTGKDETGQRMEIVELACHPYFIGVQFHPEFKSRPGKPSALFLGRFDGDK, from the exons atgaaGTACGTGCTGGTAACTGGTGGAGTTGTTAGCGGTCTCGGGAAAGGAGTTACCGCAAGCAGCATCGGTCTGCTTCTCAAGGCCTGCGGGCTTCGCGTTACTTCCATCAAAATTg ATCCGTACTTAAATACAGATGCGGGAACGATGTCCCCTTTCGAACACGGGGAGGTTTTCGTGTTAGATGACGGTGGTGAG GTGGACCTGGATCTTGGGAACTACGAGCGGTTCCTAGATATCAAGTTGACCCACGACAATAATATCACTACAGGGAAGATTTACCAG TCAGTCATCGACAAGGAGAGgagaggggattatcttggaaAAACTGTCCAG GTTGTTCCACATATTACTGACGCAATTCAAGAATGGATTGAGCGTGCTGCTTTGATACCAGTGGATGGCACGGATGGTCCAGCTGATGTTTGTGTGATTGAATTGGGTGGAACTATTG GAGACATTGAATCCATGCCATTTATTGAGGCACTTGGACAATTCTCATACCGTGTAG GTTCTGGAAACTTTTGCCTGATTCATGTCAGCCTTGTGCCTGTATTGAAAGTTGTTGGAGAGCAG AAAACAAAACCAACTCAGCATAGTGTTAGGGGACTACGAAGTTTAGGCTTGACCCCACATGTTTTGGCTTGTCGCAGCACAATG GTTCTTGATGAAAACGTGAAGAGGAAACTTTCTCAGTTTTGCCATGTTCCG GTGGACAGCATTATTACCCTTTACGATGTTCCCAACATCTGGCATATTCCTTTACTTTTAAAA GATCAAAAGGCGCATGAAGCAATTTTGAAAGTGTTGAATCTTCACAG TATAGCTGGTGGCCCTGCTTTAGAGGAATGGACTGCTAGGGCCGAAATGTGTGATTCACTACATGAACCG GTTCGTATTGCCATGGTTGGAAAGTATATGGGCCTTTCAGATTCCTACCTTTCTGTGTTGAAG GCTCTTAAGCATGCCTCTCTCAGATGTCTAAAGAAACTCGTTGTGGACTGGGTTCCAGCTGGAGATCTTGAAGATGCTACAGCTCAAGAG AATCCAGCTGCTCACAAGGCTGCATGGAAGCTGTTGAAG GGTGCAGATGGTATTCTAGTTCCTGGGGGTTTTGGCGATAGAGGAGTGGAAGGGAAAATCCTTGCATCGAAGTATGCTCGAGAAAACAAAGTTCCATTCCTCGGCATTTGCTTAGGAATGCAAATTGCTGTCATTGAGTTTGCACGATCTGTTCTTAACTTGAAAGATGCTAACAGCACTGAATTTGATACAAGCACGAAGAATCCATGTGTTATATTTATGCCTGAG GTTTCTAAAACACATATGGGTGGAACCATGCGCCTTGGTTCTAGGAGAACATATTTTCAGGTTATGGATTGCAAGTCTGCAAAACT GTATGGGAATAAAAGTTACATTGATGAGAGACATAGACACAGATACGAG GTTAATCCTCATATGGTATCGCAGCTTGAAAATGCTGGACTCTCATTCACTGGAAAGGACGAAACGGGTCAGCGAATGGAG ATCGTTGAGTTGGCTTGTCATCCATACTTCATTGGTGTTCAATTCCATCCTGAATTTAAATCAAGACCAGGAAAACCTTCTGCATTATTCTTGG GGCGATTTGATGGGGACAAGTAA
- the LOC103484227 gene encoding uncharacterized protein LOC103484227 isoform X1, with translation MKYVLVTGGVVSGLGKGVTASSIGLLLKACGLRVTSIKIDPYLNTDAGTMSPFEHGEVFVLDDGGEVDLDLGNYERFLDIKLTHDNNITTGKIYQSVIDKERRGDYLGKTVQVVPHITDAIQEWIERAALIPVDGTDGPADVCVIELGGTIGDIESMPFIEALGQFSYRVGSGNFCLIHVSLVPVLKVVGEQKTKPTQHSVRGLRSLGLTPHVLACRSTMVLDENVKRKLSQFCHVPVDSIITLYDVPNIWHIPLLLKDQKAHEAILKVLNLHSIAGGPALEEWTARAEMCDSLHEPVRIAMVGKYMGLSDSYLSVLKALKHASLRCLKKLVVDWVPAGDLEDATAQENPAAHKAAWKLLKGADGILVPGGFGDRGVEGKILASKYARENKVPFLGICLGMQIAVIEFARSVLNLKDANSTEFDTSTKNPCVIFMPEVSKTHMGGTMRLGSRRTYFQVMDCKSAKLYGNKSYIDERHRHRYEVNPHMVSQLENAGLSFTGKDETGQRMEIVELACHPYFIGVQFHPEFKSRPGKPSALFLGLIAASCGQLDSILKSSESWKKTAKNGSVEVSTMKLSRNGNMKMTVNGLSNDAYFNGNGLHY, from the exons atgaaGTACGTGCTGGTAACTGGTGGAGTTGTTAGCGGTCTCGGGAAAGGAGTTACCGCAAGCAGCATCGGTCTGCTTCTCAAGGCCTGCGGGCTTCGCGTTACTTCCATCAAAATTg ATCCGTACTTAAATACAGATGCGGGAACGATGTCCCCTTTCGAACACGGGGAGGTTTTCGTGTTAGATGACGGTGGTGAG GTGGACCTGGATCTTGGGAACTACGAGCGGTTCCTAGATATCAAGTTGACCCACGACAATAATATCACTACAGGGAAGATTTACCAG TCAGTCATCGACAAGGAGAGgagaggggattatcttggaaAAACTGTCCAG GTTGTTCCACATATTACTGACGCAATTCAAGAATGGATTGAGCGTGCTGCTTTGATACCAGTGGATGGCACGGATGGTCCAGCTGATGTTTGTGTGATTGAATTGGGTGGAACTATTG GAGACATTGAATCCATGCCATTTATTGAGGCACTTGGACAATTCTCATACCGTGTAG GTTCTGGAAACTTTTGCCTGATTCATGTCAGCCTTGTGCCTGTATTGAAAGTTGTTGGAGAGCAG AAAACAAAACCAACTCAGCATAGTGTTAGGGGACTACGAAGTTTAGGCTTGACCCCACATGTTTTGGCTTGTCGCAGCACAATG GTTCTTGATGAAAACGTGAAGAGGAAACTTTCTCAGTTTTGCCATGTTCCG GTGGACAGCATTATTACCCTTTACGATGTTCCCAACATCTGGCATATTCCTTTACTTTTAAAA GATCAAAAGGCGCATGAAGCAATTTTGAAAGTGTTGAATCTTCACAG TATAGCTGGTGGCCCTGCTTTAGAGGAATGGACTGCTAGGGCCGAAATGTGTGATTCACTACATGAACCG GTTCGTATTGCCATGGTTGGAAAGTATATGGGCCTTTCAGATTCCTACCTTTCTGTGTTGAAG GCTCTTAAGCATGCCTCTCTCAGATGTCTAAAGAAACTCGTTGTGGACTGGGTTCCAGCTGGAGATCTTGAAGATGCTACAGCTCAAGAG AATCCAGCTGCTCACAAGGCTGCATGGAAGCTGTTGAAG GGTGCAGATGGTATTCTAGTTCCTGGGGGTTTTGGCGATAGAGGAGTGGAAGGGAAAATCCTTGCATCGAAGTATGCTCGAGAAAACAAAGTTCCATTCCTCGGCATTTGCTTAGGAATGCAAATTGCTGTCATTGAGTTTGCACGATCTGTTCTTAACTTGAAAGATGCTAACAGCACTGAATTTGATACAAGCACGAAGAATCCATGTGTTATATTTATGCCTGAG GTTTCTAAAACACATATGGGTGGAACCATGCGCCTTGGTTCTAGGAGAACATATTTTCAGGTTATGGATTGCAAGTCTGCAAAACT GTATGGGAATAAAAGTTACATTGATGAGAGACATAGACACAGATACGAG GTTAATCCTCATATGGTATCGCAGCTTGAAAATGCTGGACTCTCATTCACTGGAAAGGACGAAACGGGTCAGCGAATGGAG ATCGTTGAGTTGGCTTGTCATCCATACTTCATTGGTGTTCAATTCCATCCTGAATTTAAATCAAGACCAGGAAAACCTTCTGCATTATTCTTGG GACTCATAGCTGCATCGTGTGGCCAATTAGATTCTATCTTAAAAAGCTCCGAGAGTTGGAAGAAAACAGCGAAGAACGGGAGCGTTGAAGTCTCAACAATGAAATTATCCAGAAATGGTAACATGAAAATGACTGTGAATGGGCTATCTAATGATGCTTATTTTAATGGCAATGGATTGCACTACTGA
- the LOC103484228 gene encoding actin-related protein 2/3 complex subunit 2A: MILLQSHSRFLLQTLLSRVHNLEKAVEVDYNWVEFDDVRYHVQVSMKNPHLFLLSVSLPIPSADTVFCGGLPSGAIEAIKAAYGILVQILDPPRDGFNLTLKLNLSKLPLDEDNRHTVLVKLASIREVVLGAPLRGILKQLGSRVVASDVNKLVALVHRPKESFFLVPQAEKVTVVFPMRFKDSIDIALATSFLQEFVEARRTAGLNNAPPCSWSLSPPQELKGAPSDALSANAGFVTFVIFTRHVEGKRVDRVIWSLSTFHAYVSYHVKCSEGFMHTRMRRRVESLIQALDRAKPDAIETRRKTHSRSFKRLVGDGNSG, translated from the exons ATGATACTATTGCAGTCCCACTCCAGATTTCTGCTCCAGACTTTATTAAGTCGGGTGCACAA TCTTGAAAAAGCAGTGGAAGTGGATTACAACTGGGTGGAATTTGATGATGTGCGTTACCATGTGCAG GTATCAATGAAGAACCCCCATCTCTTCCTGCTATCTGTATCATTGCCCATCCCTTCTGCAGATACTGTTTTTTGCGGGGGGCTTCCATCTGGAGCTATAGAAGCTATTAAAGCTGCATATGGCATACTTGTACAGATTCTTGATCCTCCAAGAGATGGTTTTAATCTCACGTTAAAATTGAATCTTTCGAAACTTCCTCTTGATGAAG ATAATAGGCACACTGTTTTGGTAAAACTTGCATCTATTAGGGAAGTGGTTCTTGGTGCTCCATTAAGAGGAATTCTAAAACAACTTGGATCAAGGGTTGTTGCTTCTGACGTCAATAAGCTTGTTGCACTGGTACATCGTCCAAAAGAGTCATTTTTTCTTGTCCCTCAG GCTGAAAAGGTAACTGTGGTGTTTCCGATGAGATTTAAGGATTCTATTGACATTGCTCTTGCAACTTCTTTTCTCCAG GAGTTTGTTGAAGCAAGACGAACTGCTGGACTTAATAATGCTCCTCCTTGTTCATGGTCTCTATCACCTCCTCAAGAATTGAAGGGAGCTCCTAGTGACGCATTATCAGCCAATGCAGGATTTGTGACTTTCG TAATTTTCACTCGGCATGTAGAGGGAAAAAGGGTGGACCGTGTTATTTGGAGTTTGTCAACATTTCATGCATATGTTAGTTATCATGTTAAG TGTTCAGAAGGCTTTATGCACACACGGATGCGACGTCGTGTTGAGTCCCTAATTCAG GCACTTGATCGTGCAAAGCCTGATGCAATCGAAACAAGGAGAAAAACACACAGCAGATCCTTCAAACGGTTGGTTGGTGATGGGAATTCTGGCTGA
- the LOC103484229 gene encoding DNA replication licensing factor MCM6 isoform X2: MESHGASSYFVDEKAVLVENIFFDFLKSFRINGNSGDPYYEAEVEAMMGGESNTMFIDFAHLMGSNNLLNIAIADEYLRFEPYLKNACKRFVMEQNPSFVADDNPFKDINVAFCNIPVSRRLRELTTAEIGKLVSVTGVVTRTSEVRPELLQGTFKCLECGNVIKNVEQQFKYTEPTICMNPTCSNRTKWALLRQESKFADWQRVRMQETSEEIPAGSLPRSLDVILRHEMVERARAGDTVIFAGTVVVIPDILALASPGERAECRREASERRNSAVGHEGMRGLRALGVRDLSYRLAFIANSVQVLDGRRNFDIRNRKKDADEDNQQFTTGELDDIQRMRNTPDFFNRLVDSIAPAVFGHQDIKRAILLMLLGGVHKLTHEGINLRGDINVCIVGDPSCAKSQFLKYTSGIVPRSVYTSGKSSSAAGLTATVAKEPETGEFCIEAGALMLADNGICCIDEFDKMDIRDQVAIHEAMEQQTISITKAGIQATLNARTSILAAANPTGGRYDKSKPLKYNVALPPAILSRFDLVYVMIDDPDDQTDYHIAHHIVRVHQKHEDALAPAFTTAELKRYIAYAKTLKPKLSLEARKVLVDSYVALRRGDTTPGCRVAYRMTVRQLEALIRLSEAIARSYLETLVQPRHVRLAVTLLKTSIISVESSEIDLSEFQEETSGGGDGDNNADGRNQVDAEPRNDATEATTGNGGSGNSQHRKEKLLVSDEYFQRVTQALVMRLRQHEEYVNQEGPGLAGMRQRDLIEWYVDQQNERNSYSSMEEANKEIKLVRAIIQHLIVQEGHLIVVDDGRPVDGEVEGEPPSIRIRNNRILAVAPNYVVD; the protein is encoded by the exons ATGGAGAGCCATGGAGCTAGTAGTTATTTCGTCGACGAGAAGGCTGTTCTTGTTGAGAACATTTTCTTCGACTTCCTTAAAAG TTTTCGCATCAATGGGAACTCTGGTGACCCTTACTACGAGGCAGAGGTAGAAGCGATGATGGGTGGCGAATCTAACACCATGTTCATTGATTTCGCTCACCTCATGGGCTCCAATAATCTTCTTAACATTGCAATCGCCGACGAATACCTGAG GTTTGAACCATACCTGAAAAACGCTTGTAAGCGATTCGTAATGGAGCAGAATCCTTCTTTCGTCGCTGACGATAACCCCTTCAAGGACATAAATGTTGCTTTCTGTAACATTCCTGTTTCTAGGAG GTTGAGAGAATTGACTACTGCAGAGATTGGGAAATTAGTATCCGTGACAGGAGTGGTGACGCGGACAAGCGAGGTCCGACCAGAGCTTCTACAGGGGACCTTCAAGTGCTTAGAATGTGGAAATGTCATAAAGAATGTCGAACAACAATTTAAGTACACCGAG cCAACAATATGTATGAACCCAACCTGTTCGAATAGAACAAAATGGGCATTACTTCGGCAAGAGAGTAAATTCGCTGATTGGCAGAGGGTGCGAATGCAAGAGACTTCAGAGGAGATTCCAGCTGGCTCTCTTCCACGATCTTTGGATGTTATTCTCCGCCATGAAATGGTTGAACGAGCTAGGGCTGGAGACAC GGTAATCTTTGCGGGTACAGTAGTTGTCATACCAGATATATTAGCACTAGCCTCTCCGGGAGAAAGAGCAGAATGTCGTCGAGAAGCTTCAGAGCGAAGAAACTCTGCAGTTGGACATGAAGGAATGAGGGGGTTACGAGCACTAGGAGTGAGGGACCTGTCCTATCGCCTGGCCTTTATTGCCAATTCAGTTCAG GTTTTAGATGGCAGAAGGAATTTTGACATCAGAAATAGGAAAAAGGATGCGGATGAAGACAACCAACAGTTTACC ACTGGAGAGCTGGATGACATTCAAAGGATGAGGAATACACCTGACTTTTTCAACAGACTTGTTGATAGCATTGCACCTGCAGTCTTTGGCCATCAAGATATCAAGCGAGCAATCTTGCTGATGCTGTTAGGTGGTGTCCACAAGTTAACTCACGAAGGCATTAACCTTCGAGGTGACATCAACGTCTGTATAGTAGGAGATCCAAGCTGTGCAAAATCTCAGTTTCTTAA GTATACTTCAGGTATTGTGCCAAGATCAGTTTACACATCTGGAAAGTCCTCTTCTGCTGCTGGATTGACTGCAACTGTAGCCAAAGAACCAGAAACTGGGGAATTTTGTATTGAG GCCGGTGCCTTGATGCTTGCTGACAATGGTATTTGCTGTATTGATGAATTTGACAAAATGGACATCAGGGATCAG GTTGCAATTCATGAAGCTATGGAGCAGCAGACCATAAGCATAACAAAAGCCGGAATACAGGCAACACTAAATGCTAGAACATCAATCCTCGCTGCTGCTAATCCTACAGGAGGGCGCTATGACAAGTCTAAACCACTCAAG TATAATGTTGCTCTGCCTCCTGCTATTCTCTCAAGGTTTGACCTCGTCTACGTGATGATAGATGATCCAGATGATCAAACGGACTACCATATTGCACACCACATTGTGAGAGTGCACCAGAAGCATGAAGATGCTCTTGCTCCTGCATTTACTACTGCAGAGTTGAAGCGTTACATTGCATATGCAAAAACTCTAAAACCAAAG TTAAGTTTAGAAGCCAGAAAGGTATTGGTGGACTCTTATGTTGCTCTTCGCAGAGGAGATACAACTCCTGGATGTAGGGTTGCCTATCGCATGACAGTCAGGCAGCTTGAGGCATTAATAAGGTTGTCTGAAGCAATTGCTCGTAGTTATTTGGAGACTCTG GTTCAACCGCGTCATGTTCGTTTAGCAGTGACTTTACTGAAAACTTCAATAATCAG TGTGGAATCTAGCGAGATTGACCTATCTGAATTTCAAGAAGAAACTAGTGGAGGTGGAGATGGTGATAATAATGCCGATGGGCGTAATCAGGTTGATGCTGAACCTAGGAATGATGCAACAGAGGCAACTACTGGAAATGGTG GTTCTGGAAATAGTCAACATAGGAAGGAGAAACTTCTCGTGAGTGATGAATATTTTCAGAGAGTTACCCAAGCCCTTGTGATGCGCCTCAGACAGCACGAAGAATATGTGAATCAAGAAG GACCTGGGCTGGCGGGAATGAGGCAGAGAGACTTAATTGAATGGTATGTGGATCAACAGAACGAAAGAAATAGCTATAGCTCGATGGAGGAGgcaaataaagaaattaaattagttaGAGCTATTATCCAG CATTTGATAGTGCAGGAAGGTCATTTGATAGTCGTAGATGATGGGAGGCCGGTAGATGGCGAGGTTGAAGGCGAACCACCATCAATAAGAATTAGAAACAATAGGATTCTAGCTGTGGCTCCTAATTATGTCGTCGATTGA
- the LOC103484229 gene encoding DNA replication licensing factor MCM6 isoform X1: protein MESHGASSYFVDEKAVLVENIFFDFLKSFRINGNSGDPYYEAEVEAMMGGESNTMFIDFAHLMGSNNLLNIAIADEYLRFEPYLKNACKRFVMEQNPSFVADDNPFKDINVAFCNIPVSRRLRELTTAEIGKLVSVTGVVTRTSEVRPELLQGTFKCLECGNVIKNVEQQFKYTEPTICMNPTCSNRTKWALLRQESKFADWQRVRMQETSEEIPAGSLPRSLDVILRHEMVERARAGDTVIFAGTVVVIPDILALASPGERAECRREASERRNSAVGHEGMRGLRALGVRDLSYRLAFIANSVQVLDGRRNFDIRNRKKDADEDNQQFTTGELDDIQRMRNTPDFFNRLVDSIAPAVFGHQDIKRAILLMLLGGVHKLTHEGINLRGDINVCIVGDPSCAKSQFLKYTSGIVPRSVYTSGKSSSAAGLTATVAKEPETGEFCIEAGALMLADNGICCIDEFDKMDIRDQVAIHEAMEQQTISITKAGIQATLNARTSILAAANPTGGRYDKSKPLKYNVALPPAILSRFDLVYVMIDDPDDQTDYHIAHHIVRVHQKHEDALAPAFTTAELKRYIAYAKTLKPKLSLEARKVLVDSYVALRRGDTTPGCRVAYRMTVRQLEALIRLSEAIARSYLETLVQPRHVRLAVTLLKTSIISVESSEIDLSEFQEETSGGGDGDNNADGRNQVDAEPRNDATEATTGNGEMGSGSGNSQHRKEKLLVSDEYFQRVTQALVMRLRQHEEYVNQEGPGLAGMRQRDLIEWYVDQQNERNSYSSMEEANKEIKLVRAIIQHLIVQEGHLIVVDDGRPVDGEVEGEPPSIRIRNNRILAVAPNYVVD from the exons ATGGAGAGCCATGGAGCTAGTAGTTATTTCGTCGACGAGAAGGCTGTTCTTGTTGAGAACATTTTCTTCGACTTCCTTAAAAG TTTTCGCATCAATGGGAACTCTGGTGACCCTTACTACGAGGCAGAGGTAGAAGCGATGATGGGTGGCGAATCTAACACCATGTTCATTGATTTCGCTCACCTCATGGGCTCCAATAATCTTCTTAACATTGCAATCGCCGACGAATACCTGAG GTTTGAACCATACCTGAAAAACGCTTGTAAGCGATTCGTAATGGAGCAGAATCCTTCTTTCGTCGCTGACGATAACCCCTTCAAGGACATAAATGTTGCTTTCTGTAACATTCCTGTTTCTAGGAG GTTGAGAGAATTGACTACTGCAGAGATTGGGAAATTAGTATCCGTGACAGGAGTGGTGACGCGGACAAGCGAGGTCCGACCAGAGCTTCTACAGGGGACCTTCAAGTGCTTAGAATGTGGAAATGTCATAAAGAATGTCGAACAACAATTTAAGTACACCGAG cCAACAATATGTATGAACCCAACCTGTTCGAATAGAACAAAATGGGCATTACTTCGGCAAGAGAGTAAATTCGCTGATTGGCAGAGGGTGCGAATGCAAGAGACTTCAGAGGAGATTCCAGCTGGCTCTCTTCCACGATCTTTGGATGTTATTCTCCGCCATGAAATGGTTGAACGAGCTAGGGCTGGAGACAC GGTAATCTTTGCGGGTACAGTAGTTGTCATACCAGATATATTAGCACTAGCCTCTCCGGGAGAAAGAGCAGAATGTCGTCGAGAAGCTTCAGAGCGAAGAAACTCTGCAGTTGGACATGAAGGAATGAGGGGGTTACGAGCACTAGGAGTGAGGGACCTGTCCTATCGCCTGGCCTTTATTGCCAATTCAGTTCAG GTTTTAGATGGCAGAAGGAATTTTGACATCAGAAATAGGAAAAAGGATGCGGATGAAGACAACCAACAGTTTACC ACTGGAGAGCTGGATGACATTCAAAGGATGAGGAATACACCTGACTTTTTCAACAGACTTGTTGATAGCATTGCACCTGCAGTCTTTGGCCATCAAGATATCAAGCGAGCAATCTTGCTGATGCTGTTAGGTGGTGTCCACAAGTTAACTCACGAAGGCATTAACCTTCGAGGTGACATCAACGTCTGTATAGTAGGAGATCCAAGCTGTGCAAAATCTCAGTTTCTTAA GTATACTTCAGGTATTGTGCCAAGATCAGTTTACACATCTGGAAAGTCCTCTTCTGCTGCTGGATTGACTGCAACTGTAGCCAAAGAACCAGAAACTGGGGAATTTTGTATTGAG GCCGGTGCCTTGATGCTTGCTGACAATGGTATTTGCTGTATTGATGAATTTGACAAAATGGACATCAGGGATCAG GTTGCAATTCATGAAGCTATGGAGCAGCAGACCATAAGCATAACAAAAGCCGGAATACAGGCAACACTAAATGCTAGAACATCAATCCTCGCTGCTGCTAATCCTACAGGAGGGCGCTATGACAAGTCTAAACCACTCAAG TATAATGTTGCTCTGCCTCCTGCTATTCTCTCAAGGTTTGACCTCGTCTACGTGATGATAGATGATCCAGATGATCAAACGGACTACCATATTGCACACCACATTGTGAGAGTGCACCAGAAGCATGAAGATGCTCTTGCTCCTGCATTTACTACTGCAGAGTTGAAGCGTTACATTGCATATGCAAAAACTCTAAAACCAAAG TTAAGTTTAGAAGCCAGAAAGGTATTGGTGGACTCTTATGTTGCTCTTCGCAGAGGAGATACAACTCCTGGATGTAGGGTTGCCTATCGCATGACAGTCAGGCAGCTTGAGGCATTAATAAGGTTGTCTGAAGCAATTGCTCGTAGTTATTTGGAGACTCTG GTTCAACCGCGTCATGTTCGTTTAGCAGTGACTTTACTGAAAACTTCAATAATCAG TGTGGAATCTAGCGAGATTGACCTATCTGAATTTCAAGAAGAAACTAGTGGAGGTGGAGATGGTGATAATAATGCCGATGGGCGTAATCAGGTTGATGCTGAACCTAGGAATGATGCAACAGAGGCAACTACTGGAAATGGTG AAATGGGTTCAGGTTCTGGAAATAGTCAACATAGGAAGGAGAAACTTCTCGTGAGTGATGAATATTTTCAGAGAGTTACCCAAGCCCTTGTGATGCGCCTCAGACAGCACGAAGAATATGTGAATCAAGAAG GACCTGGGCTGGCGGGAATGAGGCAGAGAGACTTAATTGAATGGTATGTGGATCAACAGAACGAAAGAAATAGCTATAGCTCGATGGAGGAGgcaaataaagaaattaaattagttaGAGCTATTATCCAG CATTTGATAGTGCAGGAAGGTCATTTGATAGTCGTAGATGATGGGAGGCCGGTAGATGGCGAGGTTGAAGGCGAACCACCATCAATAAGAATTAGAAACAATAGGATTCTAGCTGTGGCTCCTAATTATGTCGTCGATTGA